A genomic segment from Melanotaenia boesemani isolate fMelBoe1 chromosome 9, fMelBoe1.pri, whole genome shotgun sequence encodes:
- the rtn2a gene encoding reticulon-2a isoform X5, with amino-acid sequence MDLIYWKDMERTGMVLTGLVVGLLSLFQLSIITVVSTISLAIMCFTISVRIYYQFLYVLSWGDGVHPFKSYLDLDISFSGELADIYMQKVIVMTLSAVDALKKLFFVANLFESLKLLFLMYLVTYLGDLCNGLTLLIISVIAVFSLPLFYKRHQEEVNSFIAKIQAQVDDVKETLRRLVQGGGPPPDPTPGGAKPKLQ; translated from the exons ATGGACTTGATCTACTGGAAGGATATGGAGCGAACCGGCATGGTGCTTACAGGGTTGGTAGTGGGTTTACTCTCCCTGTTCCAGCTCAGCATCATCACAGTGGTCTCCACCATCTCCCTGGCCATCATGTGCTTCACCATCTCAGTCCGCATCTATTACCAGTTCCTCTATGTCCTCAGCTGGGGTGATGGAGTACATCCATTCAA gtctTATTTGGACTTGGACATCAGTTTTAGTGGAGAGCTGGCTGACATCTACATGCAGAAAGTCATCGTTATGACTCTGTCTGCTGTTGATGCtctgaaaaagctgttttttgttgCAAACCTTTTTGAATCCCTTAAG CTTCTATTTCTGATGTACCTTGTGACGTACCTGGGAGACCTGTGCAATGGCCTTACTCTGCTTATCATCA GTGTGATTGCTGTCTTCTCTCTACCACTTTTCTACAAACGACATCAG GAAGAGGTCAACAGCTTCATTGCAAAAATCCAGGCCCAAGTCGACGATGTCAAAGAAAC TCTGCGTAGACTGGTCCAAGGTGGTGGccctcctcctgatccaactCCTGGTGGTGCCAAACCCAAACTGCAGTAA
- the LOC121646135 gene encoding 4F2 cell-surface antigen heavy chain, which produces MPLNAGESGYGSVPGAGLSGGVGTSETAPLLIPEPEPEPVYEWHPMARAELEAAAGGPGWRRVRCYMVVLFWFTWVAMLAVSISIIVISPRPVGRSLTWWQRSLFYELQLDLEAQAEGSDGINAVCERLPYLKSLGVSALILEGVFQKKTSPSNLTVTAENMETLAQIQHLLMESYKADLKVMLDFCKVDPLVLKDVAGSLDKLSNQSAALQHALRFWLEQGVAGFLICDTDAAYSEETLLEWRSVLEEFSTREEERIVVVKQTGDALLPLNDSSHSNVTLVNVVIRSILPHSDHPLSTQEVADAIKTQLQTEEEEEDIWPSWTVGGQTSHELKRLLLVLMMTLPGSPAIQYNEEIDQTQTEPLERGSSQKERDEPSNAHRNKEKTRSSVLALFTTLSNSKAREEALLYGSLTFLPFNTSSNFSSSTNATVSFPSSPPILAFLRSWGCVHFLVLLNVGAKPQSLDPVWAQNLPETGVFVASSGMNHLGSTSLRALTLQPHEAMVIKLFKAGSYS; this is translated from the exons ATGCCTCTGAACGCAGGAGAAAGCGGCTACGGCAGCGTGCCCGGAGCTGGACTGTCGGGCGGTGTGGGAACGTCGGAAACGGCGCCTCTGCTCATCCCAGAACCAGAGCCGGAACCGGTGTATGAGTGGCATCCTATGGCTAGAGCGGAGCTGGAGGCCGCCGCAGGAGGTCCTGGATGGAGGAGAGTCCGTTGTTACATGGTGGTGCTGTTCTGGTTTACCTGGGTGGCCATGCTTGCTGTTTCCATCTCCATAATCGTGATTAGCCCCCGACCGGTTGGGAGGTCGCTCACATGGTGGCAGAGGTCTCTGTTTTACGAGCTGCAACTCGACCTGGAGGCTCAGGCTGAGGGGTCAGATGGCATCAACG CGGTGTGCGAGCGCCTTCCCTACCTCAAGTCCTTGGGTGTCAGCGCTCTAATCCTGGAGGGTGTGTTTCAAAAGAAGACATCGCCTTCAAACCTCACTGTCACTGctgaaaacatggaaacactGGCTCAGATCCAACATCTGCTCATGGAGAGCTACAAAGCAG ATCTCAAAGTGATGTTGGACTTTTGTAAAGTGGATCCTTTGGTACTTAAGGATGTTGCAGGAAGCCTGGACAAGCTGTCGAACCAGTCAGCTGCTCTTCAG CATGCATTAAGGTTCTGGTTGGAGCAAGGTGTAGCAGGTTTTCTCATATGTGACACAGATGCAGCATATTCAGAAGag ACTCTCCTAGAGTGGAGGAGTGTTCTTGAGGAATTCAGCACTCGGGAGGAGGAAAG GATTGTGGTGGTAAAGCAGACAGGAGATGCTTTGCTTCCATTAAATGACTCCAGTCACAGCAACGTCACACTGGTGAATGTAGTCATAAGGTCCATTTTGCCGCACTCGGATCACCCGCTGTCTACTCAGGAAGTGGCTGATGCTATAAAGACACAGCTCcaaacagaggaggaagaggaagacatATGGCCAAGCTGGACT GTTGGAGGTCAAACATCTCATGAACTGAAGAGGTTACTCCTGGTGTTGATGATGACTTTGCCTGGATCTCCTGCCATCCAGTATAATGAAGAGATTGATCAAACACAG ACTGAGCCTCTGGAAAGAGGATCATCACAAAAAGAAAGGGATGAGCCATCAAACGCCCACAGG AACAAGGAGAAGACAAGGAGTTCAGTTCTTGCTCTCTTTACCACCCTCAGCAACTCCAAGGCCAGAGAAGAAGCCCTTCTGTACGGCAGCCTCACTTTCCTCCCCTTTAACACCTCCTCAAACTTTTCTTCCTCCACCAATGCCACTGTTTCCTTTCCTTCATCTCCTCCTATACTGGCCTTTCTTCGCTCCTGGGGCTGTGTCCACTTCCTTGTTCTCCTCAATGTTGGGGCCAAGCCTCAATCCCTGGATCCTGTTTGGGCCCAGAACCTGCCTGAAACAGGAGTGTTTGTGGCCAGCTCAGGGATGAACCACCTGGGTTCAACTTCTTTGCGTGCACTTACACTTCAGCCCCATGAAGCCATGGTAATCAAACTGTTTAAGGCAGGAAGCTACTCGTAG
- the rtn2a gene encoding reticulon-2a isoform X1, producing MGQVLGFSHCQEYGSVASTPDSTPPCTDGGNEESEIYELQTAREWSDDEMGDGDPDDDEGLASSPSIWGTPRQNSFELTFSYIAIAEAEAVGASRIHRERRRGGTRGSRTPLIRTDTLETLLDSPDVEWDPQAFLSREEEEETSERRDQMRVEARTVSFLGQRETEQTDTITIQPCPQILDSETQGRDAGVQREESMGQTFQPPHSTQSAQGHSPSQMIQAAAASPTSEPESPITRETISVKLFTSVQPKGPVFSSPSVIGLNSQEQLVCDHLLSALNPLEDQTVCSHIAVMDLIYWKDMERTGMVLTGLVVGLLSLFQLSIITVVSTISLAIMCFTISVRIYYQFLYVLSWGDGVHPFKSYLDLDISFSGELADIYMQKVIVMTLSAVDALKKLFFVANLFESLKLLFLMYLVTYLGDLCNGLTLLIISVIAVFSLPLFYKRHQEEVNSFIAKIQAQVDDVKETLRRLVQGGGPPPDPTPGGAKPKLQ from the exons ATGGGCCAGGTTTTAGGATTCTCCCATTGCc AGGAATATGGCTCTGTGGCATCCACGCCAGACTCAACGCCTCCATGTACTGATG GTGGAAATGAGGAGTCAGAGATATATGAGCTGCAAACAGCCAGAGAGTGGTCAGATGATGAGATGGGAGATGGCGATCCAGATGATGATGAGGGCCTGGCTTCATCCCCATCCATCTGGGGCACCCCTCGTCAGAACTCTTTCGAGCTGACTTTTTCTTACATCGCCATCGCTGAGGCAGAGGCAGTTGGAGCCTCACGGATTCATCGTGAGCGCCGTAGGGGTGGTACTCGGGGAAGTCGCACTCCTTTGATCCGAACAGACACTCTGGAAACCCTGTTGGACTCCCCTGATGTAGAATGGGACCCGCAGGCCTTCCTCAGtcgagaggaagaagaggaaacatCAGAGAGGAGGGACCAGATGAGGGTTGAGGCGAGGACAGTGAGCTTTCTAGGACAAAGGGAAACGGAGCAAACGGATACTATCACAATTCAGCCCTGTCCCCAAATCTTGGATTCAGAAACTCAAGGAAGAGACGCAGGAGTCCAAAGAGAGGAGAGCATGGGCCAGACTTTCCAACCTCCCCACTCGACCCAGTCAGCCCAGGGACATAGCCCCTCACAGATGATTCAGG cagcagcagcctcacCAACCTCTGAGCCCGAGTCTCCCATCACCAGGGAAACCATTTCAGTGAAGCTGTTCACATCTGTGCAACCCAAAGGTCCAGTTTTCTCCTCACCATCTGTCATTGGCCTTAACTCTCAGGAACAGCTGGTCTGCGATCACTTGTTATCAGCACTTAACCCACTAGAAGACCAAACTGTATGCAGCCACATAGCAG TGATGGACTTGATCTACTGGAAGGATATGGAGCGAACCGGCATGGTGCTTACAGGGTTGGTAGTGGGTTTACTCTCCCTGTTCCAGCTCAGCATCATCACAGTGGTCTCCACCATCTCCCTGGCCATCATGTGCTTCACCATCTCAGTCCGCATCTATTACCAGTTCCTCTATGTCCTCAGCTGGGGTGATGGAGTACATCCATTCAA gtctTATTTGGACTTGGACATCAGTTTTAGTGGAGAGCTGGCTGACATCTACATGCAGAAAGTCATCGTTATGACTCTGTCTGCTGTTGATGCtctgaaaaagctgttttttgttgCAAACCTTTTTGAATCCCTTAAG CTTCTATTTCTGATGTACCTTGTGACGTACCTGGGAGACCTGTGCAATGGCCTTACTCTGCTTATCATCA GTGTGATTGCTGTCTTCTCTCTACCACTTTTCTACAAACGACATCAG GAAGAGGTCAACAGCTTCATTGCAAAAATCCAGGCCCAAGTCGACGATGTCAAAGAAAC TCTGCGTAGACTGGTCCAAGGTGGTGGccctcctcctgatccaactCCTGGTGGTGCCAAACCCAAACTGCAGTAA
- the rtn2a gene encoding reticulon-2a isoform X4 yields the protein MLLMMDLIYWKDMERTGMVLTGLVVGLLSLFQLSIITVVSTISLAIMCFTISVRIYYQFLYVLSWGDGVHPFKSYLDLDISFSGELADIYMQKVIVMTLSAVDALKKLFFVANLFESLKLLFLMYLVTYLGDLCNGLTLLIISVIAVFSLPLFYKRHQEEVNSFIAKIQAQVDDVKETLRRLVQGGGPPPDPTPGGAKPKLQ from the exons ATGTTATTAA TGATGGACTTGATCTACTGGAAGGATATGGAGCGAACCGGCATGGTGCTTACAGGGTTGGTAGTGGGTTTACTCTCCCTGTTCCAGCTCAGCATCATCACAGTGGTCTCCACCATCTCCCTGGCCATCATGTGCTTCACCATCTCAGTCCGCATCTATTACCAGTTCCTCTATGTCCTCAGCTGGGGTGATGGAGTACATCCATTCAA gtctTATTTGGACTTGGACATCAGTTTTAGTGGAGAGCTGGCTGACATCTACATGCAGAAAGTCATCGTTATGACTCTGTCTGCTGTTGATGCtctgaaaaagctgttttttgttgCAAACCTTTTTGAATCCCTTAAG CTTCTATTTCTGATGTACCTTGTGACGTACCTGGGAGACCTGTGCAATGGCCTTACTCTGCTTATCATCA GTGTGATTGCTGTCTTCTCTCTACCACTTTTCTACAAACGACATCAG GAAGAGGTCAACAGCTTCATTGCAAAAATCCAGGCCCAAGTCGACGATGTCAAAGAAAC TCTGCGTAGACTGGTCCAAGGTGGTGGccctcctcctgatccaactCCTGGTGGTGCCAAACCCAAACTGCAGTAA
- the rtn2a gene encoding reticulon-2a isoform X2, with product MGQVLGFSHCQEYGSVASTPDSTPPCTDGGNEESEIYELQTAREWSDDEMGDGDPDDDEGLASSPSIWGTPRQNSFELTFSYIAIAEAEAVGASRIHRERRRGGTRGSRTPLIRTDTLETLLDSPDVEWDPQAFLSREEEEETSERRDQMRVEARTVSFLGQRETEQTDTITIQPCPQILDSETQGRDAGVQREESMGQTFQPPHSTQSAQGHSPSQMIQAAASPTSEPESPITRETISVKLFTSVQPKGPVFSSPSVIGLNSQEQLVCDHLLSALNPLEDQTVCSHIAVMDLIYWKDMERTGMVLTGLVVGLLSLFQLSIITVVSTISLAIMCFTISVRIYYQFLYVLSWGDGVHPFKSYLDLDISFSGELADIYMQKVIVMTLSAVDALKKLFFVANLFESLKLLFLMYLVTYLGDLCNGLTLLIISVIAVFSLPLFYKRHQEEVNSFIAKIQAQVDDVKETLRRLVQGGGPPPDPTPGGAKPKLQ from the exons ATGGGCCAGGTTTTAGGATTCTCCCATTGCc AGGAATATGGCTCTGTGGCATCCACGCCAGACTCAACGCCTCCATGTACTGATG GTGGAAATGAGGAGTCAGAGATATATGAGCTGCAAACAGCCAGAGAGTGGTCAGATGATGAGATGGGAGATGGCGATCCAGATGATGATGAGGGCCTGGCTTCATCCCCATCCATCTGGGGCACCCCTCGTCAGAACTCTTTCGAGCTGACTTTTTCTTACATCGCCATCGCTGAGGCAGAGGCAGTTGGAGCCTCACGGATTCATCGTGAGCGCCGTAGGGGTGGTACTCGGGGAAGTCGCACTCCTTTGATCCGAACAGACACTCTGGAAACCCTGTTGGACTCCCCTGATGTAGAATGGGACCCGCAGGCCTTCCTCAGtcgagaggaagaagaggaaacatCAGAGAGGAGGGACCAGATGAGGGTTGAGGCGAGGACAGTGAGCTTTCTAGGACAAAGGGAAACGGAGCAAACGGATACTATCACAATTCAGCCCTGTCCCCAAATCTTGGATTCAGAAACTCAAGGAAGAGACGCAGGAGTCCAAAGAGAGGAGAGCATGGGCCAGACTTTCCAACCTCCCCACTCGACCCAGTCAGCCCAGGGACATAGCCCCTCACAGATGATTCAGG cagcagcctcacCAACCTCTGAGCCCGAGTCTCCCATCACCAGGGAAACCATTTCAGTGAAGCTGTTCACATCTGTGCAACCCAAAGGTCCAGTTTTCTCCTCACCATCTGTCATTGGCCTTAACTCTCAGGAACAGCTGGTCTGCGATCACTTGTTATCAGCACTTAACCCACTAGAAGACCAAACTGTATGCAGCCACATAGCAG TGATGGACTTGATCTACTGGAAGGATATGGAGCGAACCGGCATGGTGCTTACAGGGTTGGTAGTGGGTTTACTCTCCCTGTTCCAGCTCAGCATCATCACAGTGGTCTCCACCATCTCCCTGGCCATCATGTGCTTCACCATCTCAGTCCGCATCTATTACCAGTTCCTCTATGTCCTCAGCTGGGGTGATGGAGTACATCCATTCAA gtctTATTTGGACTTGGACATCAGTTTTAGTGGAGAGCTGGCTGACATCTACATGCAGAAAGTCATCGTTATGACTCTGTCTGCTGTTGATGCtctgaaaaagctgttttttgttgCAAACCTTTTTGAATCCCTTAAG CTTCTATTTCTGATGTACCTTGTGACGTACCTGGGAGACCTGTGCAATGGCCTTACTCTGCTTATCATCA GTGTGATTGCTGTCTTCTCTCTACCACTTTTCTACAAACGACATCAG GAAGAGGTCAACAGCTTCATTGCAAAAATCCAGGCCCAAGTCGACGATGTCAAAGAAAC TCTGCGTAGACTGGTCCAAGGTGGTGGccctcctcctgatccaactCCTGGTGGTGCCAAACCCAAACTGCAGTAA
- the ppm1na gene encoding protein phosphatase, Mg2+/Mn2+ dependent, 1Na (putative), with protein sequence MRTARRASNVEVPSFLRQLVKETEKMVTFFFKGGSRETGSGEEDNLDEDDPLPSPYLERPILEKHVSEGGSNLGVNYAVASMQGWRAQMEDAHTCMPQLRGDLEDWSYFAVFDGHAGITVAQYCARNLLDHILATGEITVNEDAEQVKGGIREGFLDIDRHMHKLARQDNWDRSGSTAAGVLISPRYIYFINCGDSRTLLCHNGQVVFYTEDHKPFNPREKERIQNAGGSVTLQRINGSLAVSRALGDFDFKEVDWRPQTEQLVSPEPEVYEMERTPEDEFLILACDGVWDAIGNEELCAFVRSRLKVCDDLREICTQVIDLCLYKGSLDNISIIIVCFPGAPQVSPEALQQEAELEQQIDLKVEEIIQMMRSKEEDPDLLYVIKFLAAEEIPGLPPGGGITSKRDCIISSYQKHVMAHRPQEPMDIEGSEEDSN encoded by the exons ATGAGGACGGCCAGGCGTGCAAGCAATGTTGAGGTGCCCTCCTTCCTCCGCCAGCTGGTCAAGGAGACAGAGAAGatggtaacattttttttcaaaggggGATCCAGAGAAACAGGGTCCGGAGAGGAGGATAATTTGGATGAGGATGACCCTCTGCCAAGCCCCTACCTGGAGCGTCCCATTTTGGAGAAGCATGTGTCAGAGGGGGGATCTAATTTGGGGGTGAACTATGCTGTGGCAAGCATGCAGGGCTGGAGGGCTCAGATGGAGGATGCCCACACCTGTATGCCCCAGCTGAGAGGAGACCTGGAAGATTGGTCATACTTTGCTGTTTTTGATGGACACGCAGGCATTACAGTGGCCCAGTACTGTGCCAGAAACCTGCTGGATCATATCCTGGCTACAG GTGAGATCACAGTAAATGAGGATGCTGAGCAGGTGAAGGGGGGAATCCGTGAAGGCTTCCTGGACATTGACCGTCACATGCACAAATTGGCTCGTCAGGACAACTGGGACAGAAGCGGCTCCACTGCAGCAGGCGTGTTGATTTCCCCACGCTACATTTACTTTATAAACTGTGGGGACTCACGTACTCTGCTCTGCCATAATGGCCAGGTGGTCTTCTACACAGAGGATCACAAGCCCTTTAACCccagagaaaaggaaagaatcCAGAATGCAGGAGGCTCAGTGACCCTGCAAAGAATTAATGGCTCGCTGGCCGTTTCCAGAGCACTGGGAGACTTTGACTTCAAGGAAGTGGACTGGAGGCCACAGACGGAGCAGCTAGTGTCACCAGAGCCAGAGGTGTATGAGATGGAGAGGACACCAGAAGATGAGTTCCTCATTCTGGCATGTGATGGCGTGTGGGATGCCATTGGGAATGAGGAACTCTGTGCTTTTGTGCGCAGTCGCCTGAAGGTGTGCGATGACCTGAGAGAGATTTGTACCCAAGTCATTGACCTCTGCCTCTATAAG GGCAGCTTGGAtaacatcagcatcatcatcgtCTGCTTCCCAGGTGCCCCCCAGGTGTCACCGGAGGCGCTGCAACAGGAAGCAGAGCTGGAGCAGCAGATTGATTTGAAAGTGGAAG AAATCATCCAGATGATGAGGTCCAAAGAGGAAGATCCGGACCTTCTGTATGTGATCAAATTCCTGGCAGCAGAAGAGATTCCAGGACTTCCGCCAGGCGGAGGCATCACCAGCAA GAGAGACTGCATCATATCCTCATATCAGAAACATGTCATGGCCCACAGGCCTCAGGAGCCTATG GACATCGAGGGATCGGAGGAAGACTCAAACTAA
- the rtn2a gene encoding reticulon-2a isoform X3 — MASKVMDLIYWKDMERTGMVLTGLVVGLLSLFQLSIITVVSTISLAIMCFTISVRIYYQFLYVLSWGDGVHPFKSYLDLDISFSGELADIYMQKVIVMTLSAVDALKKLFFVANLFESLKLLFLMYLVTYLGDLCNGLTLLIISVIAVFSLPLFYKRHQEEVNSFIAKIQAQVDDVKETLRRLVQGGGPPPDPTPGGAKPKLQ, encoded by the exons ATGGCCAGTAAAG TGATGGACTTGATCTACTGGAAGGATATGGAGCGAACCGGCATGGTGCTTACAGGGTTGGTAGTGGGTTTACTCTCCCTGTTCCAGCTCAGCATCATCACAGTGGTCTCCACCATCTCCCTGGCCATCATGTGCTTCACCATCTCAGTCCGCATCTATTACCAGTTCCTCTATGTCCTCAGCTGGGGTGATGGAGTACATCCATTCAA gtctTATTTGGACTTGGACATCAGTTTTAGTGGAGAGCTGGCTGACATCTACATGCAGAAAGTCATCGTTATGACTCTGTCTGCTGTTGATGCtctgaaaaagctgttttttgttgCAAACCTTTTTGAATCCCTTAAG CTTCTATTTCTGATGTACCTTGTGACGTACCTGGGAGACCTGTGCAATGGCCTTACTCTGCTTATCATCA GTGTGATTGCTGTCTTCTCTCTACCACTTTTCTACAAACGACATCAG GAAGAGGTCAACAGCTTCATTGCAAAAATCCAGGCCCAAGTCGACGATGTCAAAGAAAC TCTGCGTAGACTGGTCCAAGGTGGTGGccctcctcctgatccaactCCTGGTGGTGCCAAACCCAAACTGCAGTAA